The Podospora pseudopauciseta strain CBS 411.78 chromosome 2 map unlocalized CBS411.78m_2, whole genome shotgun sequence genome has a window encoding:
- the rpl22 gene encoding 60S ribosomal protein L22 (EggNog:ENOG503P2WB; COG:J), producing MAPIAKKSTKGKGPKVTKKFVINASQPASDKIFDVSAFEKFLNERIKVEGRVGNLGETIKISQIGDGKIEIIAHNELSGRYLKYLTKKFLKKMQLRDWLRVVSTSKGVYELKFFNVVNDAEEEDDE from the exons ATGGCTCCCATCGCT AAGAAGTCcaccaagggcaagggcccCAAGGTCACCAAGAAGTTCGTCATCAATGCTTCCCAGCCCGCCTCGGACAAGATCTTCGACGTTTCCGCTTTTGAGAAGTTCTTGAACGAGAGGATCAAGGTCGAGGGCCGTGTTGGCAACCTCGGCGAGACCATCAAGATCTCCCAGATTGGCGATGGCAAGATTGAGATCATTGCCCACAACGAGCTTTCTGGCCGTTACCTTAAGTACTt GACCAAGAAGTTCCTTAAGAAGATGCAGCTTCGTGACTGGCTCCGCGTCGTCTCCACCTCTAAGGGAGTGTACGAGCTCAAGTTCTTCAACGTCGTCAACGacgctgaggaggaggatgacgagtAA